A genomic segment from Tessaracoccus defluvii encodes:
- a CDS encoding type IV toxin-antitoxin system AbiEi family antitoxin domain-containing protein, with translation MSIRELAPAFTLEDARTLGLTKDQVYSLLERDEIERVGRGVYVRPEALQPAFTMLAAATALREDATLCLTSALVHHELSDAIPFTSDIALPRGTHHPVGLSHVSWHSFAPATFPIGREHTDAGGGARVAIYSAERTIVDTFRLMHQEGSDVAYEALRRWLRRRGSTPAGLLKVAGSFPKALPRIRQAVEVLL, from the coding sequence GTGTCGATACGCGAGCTCGCGCCAGCTTTCACGCTCGAGGACGCCCGCACACTGGGCCTCACCAAGGACCAGGTGTACTCCTTGCTCGAGCGGGACGAGATCGAGCGCGTGGGGCGGGGAGTCTATGTTCGCCCCGAGGCACTTCAGCCGGCGTTCACTATGCTTGCTGCGGCAACCGCGCTCCGCGAAGACGCGACGCTATGCCTGACGAGTGCTCTTGTGCACCACGAGCTGAGCGACGCGATCCCGTTCACATCCGACATCGCACTGCCCCGCGGAACACACCACCCTGTCGGCCTCTCACATGTGAGCTGGCACAGCTTCGCCCCGGCCACCTTCCCGATCGGGCGTGAACATACCGACGCGGGAGGAGGGGCCAGAGTCGCGATCTACTCGGCAGAGCGAACCATCGTCGATACCTTCCGGCTCATGCACCAGGAAGGCAGCGACGTTGCGTATGAGGCACTCCGACGTTGGCTGCGGCGGAGGGGGAGTACACCAGCAGGCCTCCTGAAGGTCGCGGGCTCGTTCCCCAAAGCGCTCCCTCGGATCCGCCAAGCA